Proteins found in one Hevea brasiliensis isolate MT/VB/25A 57/8 chromosome 18, ASM3005281v1, whole genome shotgun sequence genomic segment:
- the LOC110637473 gene encoding uncharacterized protein LOC110637473 encodes MKYSEISHFSHPLHSLKFEYSEFPFKCDGCKEVGIGSRYKCSKCDFDLHMHCAIPSASIYHPFYTKCSFQFLSRPPGDKPRYCNACERDVNGFLYHCKDCGFDLHPCCAKLPMVLDDGEVKLYLYKKVSATCHKCGRKGRSWSYRSSCKKYNLHVACVKDMLVENWASLYLGRSSDHHHGNTTCSSYGNGSRNLETRIPSLKNALQTHHRKSKGKVQKCCEMAGLAVQFVISAVLGDPTTIIAGVIGSLI; translated from the coding sequence ATGAAGTACAGTGAGATATCCCACTTCAGCCACCCCCTGCACTCCCTGAAATTCGAGTACTCAGAATTCCCATTCAAGTGTGATGGATGCAAAGAAGTAGGGATAGGGTCTCGCTACAAATGTTCCAAGTGTGATTTTGATCTCCACATGCACTGTGCAATCCCTTCTGCTTCAATCTACCACCCTTTCTACACCAAATGCTCCTTCCAGTTCCTGTCTCGACCCCCAGGTGACAAGCCTCGTTACTGCAATGCTTGTGAAAGGGATGTCAATGGGTTTCTGTACCATTGCAAAGATTGTGGATTTGATCTTCATCCATGTTGCGCAAAGTTGCCAATGGTGCTTGATGATGGAGAAGTGAAGCTGTATTTGTATAAGAAAGTGAGTGCAACTTGTCACAAATGCGGACGTAAAGGGAGGAGTTGGAGTTACAGGTCTTCATGCAAGAAGTATAATCTTCATGTGGCTTGTGTTAAGGACATGTTGGTGGAGAATTGGGCTAGTCTTTATCTTGGAAGATCCTCAGATCATCATCATGGGAATACTACTTGTAGTAGCTATGGTAATGGTAGTAGAAATTTGGAGACTAGAATTCCCAGCTTGAAAAATGCACTCCAAACCCATCACCGTAAGAGCAAGGGTAAGGTGCAGAAATGTTGTGAGATGGCTGGATTAGCTGTGCAATTTGTGATCTCCGCCGTGCTGGGTGATCCCACCACCATTATTGCTGGGGTTATTGGGTCTTTGATTTGA